In the Streptomyces formicae genome, one interval contains:
- a CDS encoding HIT family protein, which yields MLHLMTSEPEQQIGVGTQDAFQRLWTPHRMAYIQGENKPTGPGADDGCPFCSIPAKSDEDGLVIARGEHVYAVLNLYPYNGGHLMVVPYRHVADYTDLTAAETAELAELTKQAMTALRTASGAHGFNIGMNQGTVAGAGIAAHLHQHVVPRWGGDTNFMPVVGHTKVLPQLLADTRKMLADAWPALAG from the coding sequence ATGCTGCACCTCATGACGAGTGAGCCGGAGCAGCAGATCGGAGTGGGTACGCAGGACGCGTTCCAGCGCCTGTGGACGCCCCACCGGATGGCCTACATCCAGGGCGAGAACAAGCCCACGGGGCCAGGAGCCGACGACGGCTGCCCCTTCTGCTCCATCCCGGCCAAGTCCGACGAGGACGGCCTGGTGATCGCGCGCGGCGAGCACGTGTACGCGGTGCTCAACCTCTACCCGTACAACGGCGGCCACCTGATGGTCGTGCCCTACCGGCACGTCGCCGACTACACGGACCTGACGGCCGCGGAGACGGCCGAGCTCGCCGAGCTCACCAAGCAGGCGATGACGGCGCTGCGCACCGCGTCCGGCGCGCACGGCTTCAACATCGGCATGAACCAGGGGACCGTGGCGGGCGCGGGCATCGCTGCGCACCTGCACCAGCACGTCGTCCCGCGCTGGGGCGGCGACACCAACTTCATGCCGGTCGTGGGGCACACCAAGGTGCTGCCGCAGCTGCTCGCCGACACCCGCAAGATGCTCGCCGACGCCTGGCCCGCGCTCGCGGGCTAG
- a CDS encoding helix-turn-helix domain-containing protein has protein sequence MSGGVSQAADPGWVEFGRQLRFHRRRAGLTQLQLGRRVGYHHSFISRLEGGLREPPFDLVNRLDAVLETGGRLAAALASPPPSVRVPGPLLTAPTLFSPIPGADTPGEEALLTTQPWPARLPAEGLACPLHGRVGCETPDRSSVMDLLTGPAGPRERADEPVGAEAELLHGLTAALACLIREAFVRVNDACATTVERLLRGVARWAEAVNSTGRLPYGQLRLAAQYAQVAGRLRMERGQSGVAMAWFGHGLRWADAAQDAEARATLLSDMSTLVRLDGDAASMLVYAEAIGAVDAKRRWMTTLADLYQARAYALNHDAAACRRHISLARRRFARLDDRDLLEAPWLAGAEGLLRLESAVGGALRDLAVVTEDRAVARRAIEATARSYALLPPVMHTTRLLLTLRLADSWACAGDPVAAVALAQPVLEEAVCAREFMVTVELRGLHSRLAGRWGDLPEVREYRERLRAVSE, from the coding sequence ATGTCCGGCGGCGTGTCACAGGCGGCCGACCCGGGGTGGGTGGAGTTCGGGCGGCAGCTGCGCTTCCACCGTCGGCGGGCCGGACTCACCCAGCTGCAGCTCGGCAGGCGGGTGGGGTACCACCACAGCTTCATCAGCAGGCTCGAGGGCGGGCTGCGGGAGCCGCCCTTCGACCTGGTGAACCGGCTCGACGCCGTCCTGGAGACCGGGGGACGGCTCGCCGCCGCCCTCGCCTCGCCGCCACCGTCAGTGCGCGTGCCAGGGCCCCTCCTGACGGCGCCCACGCTGTTCTCGCCGATCCCCGGCGCGGACACCCCCGGCGAAGAGGCCCTCCTGACCACGCAGCCGTGGCCCGCGCGGCTGCCCGCCGAGGGCCTTGCCTGCCCGCTGCACGGCAGGGTGGGCTGCGAAACCCCCGACCGGAGTTCGGTGATGGACCTGCTGACCGGACCGGCCGGGCCGCGCGAGCGCGCCGACGAGCCCGTCGGCGCGGAGGCGGAGCTGCTGCACGGCCTGACCGCGGCGCTGGCCTGTCTGATCCGCGAGGCGTTCGTCCGCGTCAACGACGCGTGCGCGACCACCGTGGAGCGGCTGCTGCGCGGAGTGGCCCGCTGGGCCGAGGCGGTCAACTCCACGGGCCGCCTGCCGTACGGCCAGTTACGGCTCGCCGCCCAGTACGCCCAGGTCGCGGGGCGGCTGCGGATGGAGCGCGGGCAAAGCGGCGTGGCCATGGCCTGGTTCGGGCACGGCCTGCGATGGGCCGACGCCGCCCAGGACGCCGAGGCCCGCGCGACCCTCCTCAGTGACATGTCGACCCTCGTCCGGCTCGACGGGGACGCCGCGTCGATGCTCGTGTACGCGGAGGCCATCGGGGCGGTGGACGCCAAGCGGCGCTGGATGACGACCCTGGCGGACCTGTACCAGGCGCGCGCGTACGCGCTGAACCACGACGCCGCCGCGTGCCGCCGGCACATCTCGCTCGCGCGGCGCAGGTTCGCCAGGCTGGACGACCGGGACCTCCTCGAAGCGCCCTGGCTCGCGGGCGCGGAGGGCCTGCTGCGGCTCGAATCGGCCGTCGGCGGGGCGCTGCGCGACCTCGCGGTGGTGACGGAGGACCGCGCGGTGGCCCGGCGCGCGATCGAGGCCACCGCCCGTTCGTACGCGCTGCTGCCGCCGGTGATGCACACCACGCGCCTGCTGCTCACGCTGCGCCTCGCGGACAGCTGGGCGTGCGCCGGTGATCCCGTCGCGGCGGTCGCCCTGGCGCAGCCGGTCCTCGAAGAGGCCGTGTGCGCGCGGGAGTTCATGGTCACCGTGGAGTTGCGCGGACTGCACAGCAGGCTTGCGGGGCGCTGGGGCGACCTGCCGGAGGTACGGGAGTACCGGGAGCGGCTGCGGGCCGTGTCGGAGTGA
- a CDS encoding elongation factor G-like protein EF-G2: protein MGDKANAHPGAAGRAASADHPASVRNVVLVGHSGSGKTTLVEALALTAGAVNRAGRVEDGGTVSDYDEIEHRQQRSVQLSLVPVEWGGYKVNLLDTPGYADFVGELRAGLRAADAALFVVSAADGVDGATRMVWEECAAVGMPRAIVITHLESARADFTEMTRTCAQAFGADDPDAVLPLYLPLYGEQGPDGHAPVTGLIGLLSQRIFDYASGERKESEPGADQLPLIEEARNKLIEGIIAESEDESLMDRYLSGEDIDFTTLVDDLERAVARGIFHPVLAAAPAAEGARQGIGTVELLELITGGFPTPLEHPAPAVTTPGGKPRPALACDPSGPLVAEVVKTASDPYVGRISLVRVFSGTLHPDETVHVSGHGLADRGHEDHDVDERIGALSSPFGKQQRGLTHCCAGDLACVAKLSRAETGDTLSAKDDPLLMEPWDMPDPLLPLAIQAHSKADEDKLSQGLSRLVAEDPTMRLEQNQDTHQVVLWCLGEAHADVALERLRSRYGVQVDVVPYKVSLRETFAGRSGGRGRHVKQSGGHGQYAICEIEVEPLPGGSGIEFVDKVVGGAVPRQFIPSVEKGVRAQAAKGVAAGYALIDVRVTLLDGKAHSVDSSDAAFQTAGALALREAAADARIHLLEPVAEVQVLVSDDHVGAVMSDLSGRRGRVVGTEQAPGGRTLVRAEVPEIEIGRYAVDLRSLSQGTARFTRAYARHEPMPPQLSEKIREQAADAS, encoded by the coding sequence ATGGGCGACAAGGCGAACGCACACCCCGGAGCCGCCGGCAGGGCAGCATCGGCCGACCACCCCGCGTCCGTACGGAATGTGGTGCTGGTCGGCCACAGCGGATCGGGCAAGACGACTCTGGTGGAGGCCCTCGCGCTGACCGCGGGGGCGGTGAACAGGGCGGGCCGTGTGGAGGACGGCGGCACCGTCTCCGACTACGACGAGATCGAGCACCGGCAGCAGCGCTCGGTGCAGCTGTCCCTGGTCCCCGTCGAATGGGGCGGCTACAAGGTCAATCTCCTGGACACACCCGGCTACGCGGACTTCGTCGGGGAGCTGAGGGCCGGTCTGCGCGCCGCGGACGCGGCCCTCTTCGTCGTCTCGGCGGCGGACGGCGTGGACGGCGCGACCCGCATGGTGTGGGAGGAGTGCGCGGCGGTCGGCATGCCGCGGGCCATCGTGATCACACACCTGGAGTCGGCCCGCGCCGACTTCACCGAGATGACCCGCACCTGCGCCCAGGCGTTCGGTGCGGACGACCCCGACGCGGTCCTTCCGCTGTACCTGCCGCTCTACGGCGAGCAGGGACCGGACGGGCACGCTCCGGTCACCGGCCTGATCGGGCTGCTCTCGCAGCGGATATTCGACTACGCCTCCGGCGAGCGCAAGGAGTCCGAGCCGGGCGCCGACCAGCTGCCGCTGATCGAGGAGGCGCGCAACAAACTGATCGAGGGGATCATCGCCGAGAGCGAGGACGAGTCCCTCATGGACCGCTACCTCAGCGGCGAGGACATCGACTTCACGACGCTCGTGGACGACCTGGAGCGGGCCGTGGCGCGCGGCATCTTCCACCCCGTGCTCGCCGCGGCACCGGCCGCTGAGGGCGCCCGCCAGGGCATCGGCACGGTCGAGCTCCTCGAACTCATCACGGGCGGCTTCCCGACGCCGCTCGAACACCCCGCGCCCGCCGTCACCACACCGGGCGGCAAGCCGCGGCCCGCGCTCGCCTGCGACCCTTCGGGGCCGCTGGTCGCCGAGGTGGTGAAGACGGCGTCCGACCCGTACGTGGGCCGCATCTCGCTCGTCCGCGTCTTCTCCGGCACCCTGCACCCCGACGAGACCGTGCACGTCTCCGGGCACGGCCTCGCCGACCGGGGGCACGAGGACCACGACGTCGACGAGCGGATCGGCGCGCTCTCCTCGCCCTTCGGCAAGCAGCAGCGCGGCCTCACCCACTGCTGCGCGGGCGACCTGGCCTGCGTGGCCAAGCTGAGCCGCGCCGAGACCGGCGACACCCTGTCCGCCAAGGACGATCCGCTCCTGATGGAGCCCTGGGACATGCCCGACCCGCTCCTGCCGCTCGCCATCCAGGCGCACAGCAAGGCCGACGAGGACAAGCTCTCGCAGGGGCTCTCGCGCCTGGTCGCGGAGGATCCGACCATGCGGCTCGAACAGAACCAGGACACCCACCAGGTGGTCCTGTGGTGCCTGGGCGAGGCGCACGCGGACGTGGCACTGGAGCGGCTGCGCAGCCGGTACGGGGTGCAGGTGGACGTCGTGCCGTACAAGGTCTCGCTGCGGGAGACGTTCGCGGGCAGGTCCGGTGGCCGCGGGCGCCACGTGAAGCAGTCCGGCGGGCACGGGCAGTACGCGATCTGCGAGATCGAGGTCGAACCGCTGCCCGGCGGCAGCGGCATCGAGTTCGTCGACAAGGTCGTCGGCGGCGCGGTCCCCCGCCAGTTCATCCCGTCCGTCGAGAAGGGCGTGCGCGCGCAGGCGGCGAAGGGCGTCGCCGCCGGGTACGCGCTCATCGACGTACGCGTCACGCTCCTGGACGGCAAGGCGCACTCGGTGGACTCCTCCGACGCCGCGTTCCAGACGGCGGGCGCGCTCGCGCTGCGCGAGGCCGCGGCCGACGCGCGGATCCACCTCCTCGAACCGGTCGCGGAGGTACAGGTGTTGGTCTCCGACGACCACGTGGGCGCGGTGATGAGCGACCTGTCGGGCCGCCGTGGCCGGGTCGTCGGCACCGAGCAGGCGCCCGGCGGGCGCACGCTCGTGCGGGCCGAGGTGCCCGAGATCGAGATCGGCAGGTACGCGGTGGACCTGCGGTCCCTCTCGCAGGGCACCGCGCGCTTCACTCGTGCCTACGCGCGCCACGAGCCGATGCCCCCGCAGCTCTCCGAGAAGATCCGCGAACAGGCGGCGGACGCCTCGTAG
- a CDS encoding phosphatidylinositol mannoside acyltransferase encodes MKDRLTDALYGLGWSTVKKLPEPVADRLGRTIADTVWKKRGKGVLRLESNLARVVPDATPERLAELSKAGMRSYLRYWMESFRLPSWSRERVKNGFDVKDVHHLTEGLASGKGVVLALPHLGNWDLAGAWVTTKLETPFTTVAERLKPETLYDRFVAYRESLGMEVLPHTGGSAFGTLARRLRAGGLVCLVSDRDLSASGVEVKFFGDTARMPAGPAMLAQQTGALLLPVTLWYDDSPVMKGRVHPPIDVPETGTKAEKTSVMTQALADAFATGIADHPEDWHMLQRLWLADLEPRPDEARPEGRS; translated from the coding sequence GTGAAGGACCGACTCACCGACGCGCTGTACGGGCTCGGCTGGAGCACCGTCAAGAAGCTGCCGGAGCCGGTCGCCGACCGCCTGGGCAGGACCATCGCCGACACGGTCTGGAAGAAGCGGGGCAAGGGCGTCCTGCGCCTGGAGTCCAACCTCGCGCGCGTGGTGCCCGACGCCACGCCGGAGCGGCTCGCCGAGCTCTCCAAGGCGGGCATGCGCTCCTACCTGCGCTACTGGATGGAGTCCTTCCGTCTCCCCTCCTGGAGCAGGGAGCGGGTCAAGAACGGCTTCGACGTCAAGGACGTCCACCACCTCACCGAAGGGCTCGCGTCCGGCAAGGGCGTCGTCCTCGCGCTCCCGCACCTGGGCAACTGGGACCTCGCGGGCGCCTGGGTCACCACCAAGCTCGAGACCCCCTTCACCACCGTCGCCGAACGCCTCAAGCCCGAGACGCTCTACGACCGCTTCGTCGCCTACCGCGAGAGCCTCGGCATGGAGGTCCTGCCGCACACCGGCGGATCCGCCTTCGGCACGCTGGCCCGCCGACTGCGCGCGGGCGGCCTGGTCTGTCTCGTCTCCGACCGCGACCTGTCGGCCTCCGGAGTCGAGGTGAAGTTCTTCGGAGACACCGCCCGGATGCCCGCGGGGCCCGCGATGCTCGCCCAGCAGACCGGCGCGCTCTTGCTTCCCGTCACCCTCTGGTACGACGATTCGCCCGTCATGAAGGGCCGTGTCCACCCACCCATCGACGTCCCCGAGACAGGTACCAAGGCCGAGAAGACGTCTGTCATGACGCAGGCCCTGGCCGACGCCTTCGCCACGGGAATCGCCGACCACCCGGAGGACTGGCACATGCTGCAGCGTCTGTGGCTCGCCGACCTGGAGCCCCGCCCCGACGAAGCTCGGCCGGAGGGGCGCTCGTGA
- the pgsA gene encoding phosphatidylinositol phosphate synthase, with translation MLNKYARAFFTRVLTPFAAFLIRRGVSPDAVTFIGTAGVMAGALVFFPRGEFFWGTIVITLFVFSDLVDGNMARQLGRSSRWGAFLDSTLDRVADGAIFGGLALWYAGSGDDNILCAVSLFCLASGQVVSYTKARGEAIGLPVAVNGLVERAERLVITLVAAGLAGLHKFGVPGIQVLLPIALWIVAAGSAVTLVQRVVTVRRESAEADAAAAAQAQESEAAQ, from the coding sequence ATGCTGAACAAGTACGCGCGTGCATTCTTCACGCGTGTCCTCACACCGTTCGCCGCGTTTTTGATCCGCCGCGGGGTCAGCCCCGACGCGGTCACCTTCATCGGCACGGCCGGTGTCATGGCGGGAGCGCTGGTCTTCTTCCCCAGGGGAGAGTTCTTCTGGGGCACGATCGTCATCACGCTGTTCGTCTTCTCGGACCTGGTCGACGGCAACATGGCACGCCAGCTCGGCCGCTCGAGCCGCTGGGGCGCCTTCCTGGACTCCACGCTCGACCGGGTGGCCGACGGCGCGATCTTCGGCGGCCTCGCCCTCTGGTACGCGGGCTCCGGCGACGACAACATCCTGTGCGCCGTCTCCCTCTTCTGTCTGGCCAGCGGCCAGGTGGTCTCGTACACGAAGGCGCGCGGCGAGGCGATCGGCCTGCCCGTGGCGGTCAACGGCCTGGTGGAGCGCGCCGAGCGCCTGGTGATCACGCTGGTCGCCGCGGGTCTCGCGGGGCTCCACAAGTTCGGCGTGCCCGGCATCCAGGTCCTGCTGCCCATCGCCCTGTGGATCGTCGCCGCGGGCAGCGCCGTCACCCTCGTCCAGCGGGTCGTGACCGTGCGCCGCGAGTCCGCCGAGGCGGACGCCGCCGCGGCCGCGCAGGCCCAGGAGAGTGAGGCCGCGCAGTGA
- the thrS gene encoding threonine--tRNA ligase has translation MSDVRVIIQRDSEREERVVTTGTTAAELFAGERTIVAARVAGELKDLAYAVADGEEIEPVEISSEDGLNILRHSTAHVMAQAVQELFPEAKLGIGPPIRDGFYYDFDVAEPFTPEDLKRVEKKMQEIQKRGQKFSRRVTTDEDAREELSGEPYKLELIGLKGNAAQAADGADAEVGAGELTIYDNLDAKTGELCWKDLCRGPHLPTTRNIPAFKLMRSAAAYWRGSEKNPQLQRIYGTAWPSKDELKAHLEFLAEAEKRDHRKLGAELDLFSFPEELGPGLAVFHPKGGVIRKEMETYSRKRHEDTNYEFVNTPHISKERLFEISGHLPNYSDGMFPAIEFDEQNYRLKAMNCPMHNLIFKARGRSYRELPLRLFEFGTVYRYEKSGVVHGLTRSRGFTQDDSHIYCTKEQMAGELDSLLTFVLDLLRDYGLNEFELELSTRDPESDKFIGEDAEWEEATEALRQAAAKQDLPLVPDPGGAAYYGPKISVQAKDAIGRSWQMSTIQVDFQQPKRFGLEYTASDGSKQQPVMIHRALFGSIERFFAVLLEHYAGAFPVWLAPVQATCIPIGDAHVPYLQEFAAKAKEQGLRVEVDASSDRMQKKIRNAQKSKVPFMVIAGDEDMANGAVSFRYRDGSQENGIPVDEAIAKITKAVEDRAQV, from the coding sequence GTGTCAGACGTCCGTGTGATCATCCAACGCGATTCCGAGCGGGAAGAGCGCGTGGTGACGACGGGCACTACGGCGGCCGAGCTCTTCGCCGGTGAGCGCACCATCGTCGCCGCGCGCGTGGCCGGTGAGCTGAAGGACCTCGCGTACGCCGTGGCCGACGGCGAGGAGATCGAGCCCGTCGAGATCTCCTCCGAGGACGGCCTGAACATCCTGCGCCACTCCACCGCGCACGTCATGGCGCAGGCCGTGCAGGAGCTCTTCCCCGAGGCCAAGCTCGGCATCGGCCCGCCCATCCGCGACGGCTTCTACTACGACTTCGACGTCGCGGAGCCGTTCACGCCCGAGGATCTCAAGCGCGTCGAGAAGAAGATGCAGGAGATCCAGAAGCGCGGCCAGAAGTTCTCGCGCCGCGTCACCACGGACGAGGACGCCCGCGAGGAGCTGTCCGGCGAGCCGTACAAGCTGGAGCTGATCGGCCTCAAGGGCAACGCCGCACAGGCCGCCGACGGTGCCGACGCCGAGGTGGGCGCCGGTGAGCTGACGATCTACGACAACCTCGACGCCAAGACCGGCGAGCTGTGCTGGAAGGACCTCTGCCGCGGTCCCCATCTGCCCACCACCCGGAACATCCCGGCGTTCAAGCTGATGCGCTCCGCCGCCGCCTACTGGCGAGGCAGCGAGAAGAACCCGCAGCTCCAGCGCATCTACGGCACCGCGTGGCCGTCGAAGGACGAGCTGAAGGCCCACCTGGAGTTCCTCGCGGAGGCCGAGAAGCGCGACCACCGCAAGCTCGGTGCCGAGCTCGACCTCTTCTCCTTCCCGGAGGAGCTGGGTCCGGGCCTCGCGGTCTTCCACCCCAAGGGCGGCGTGATCCGCAAGGAGATGGAGACCTACTCCCGCAAGCGGCACGAGGACACGAACTACGAGTTCGTGAACACCCCGCACATCTCCAAGGAGCGCCTCTTCGAGATCTCGGGCCACCTGCCGAACTACTCGGACGGGATGTTCCCGGCCATCGAGTTCGACGAGCAGAACTACCGCCTCAAGGCGATGAACTGCCCGATGCACAACCTGATCTTCAAGGCGCGCGGCCGCTCCTACCGCGAACTGCCGCTGCGGCTCTTCGAGTTCGGCACGGTCTACCGCTACGAGAAGTCCGGCGTGGTGCACGGCCTGACCCGCTCGCGCGGCTTCACACAGGACGACTCGCACATCTACTGCACCAAGGAGCAGATGGCGGGCGAGCTCGACTCGCTGCTCACTTTCGTCCTCGACCTCCTGCGCGACTACGGCCTGAACGAGTTCGAGCTGGAGCTCTCCACCCGCGACCCCGAGTCCGACAAGTTCATCGGCGAGGACGCGGAGTGGGAGGAGGCCACCGAGGCGCTGCGCCAGGCGGCCGCCAAGCAGGACCTGCCGCTGGTGCCCGACCCGGGCGGCGCCGCGTACTACGGCCCGAAGATCTCCGTCCAGGCCAAGGACGCGATCGGCCGCTCCTGGCAGATGTCGACCATCCAGGTCGACTTCCAGCAGCCCAAGCGGTTCGGCCTGGAGTACACCGCGTCCGACGGCAGCAAGCAGCAGCCCGTCATGATCCACCGGGCGCTCTTCGGCTCCATCGAGCGGTTCTTCGCGGTGCTCCTCGAGCACTACGCGGGCGCCTTCCCGGTGTGGCTGGCCCCGGTGCAGGCGACCTGCATCCCGATCGGTGACGCGCACGTGCCCTACCTCCAGGAGTTCGCCGCCAAGGCGAAGGAGCAGGGGCTGCGCGTCGAGGTCGACGCGTCGTCGGACCGCATGCAGAAGAAGATCCGCAACGCCCAGAAGTCCAAGGTCCCGTTCATGGTCATCGCGGGCGACGAGGACATGGCCAACGGCGCCGTCTCCTTCCGCTACCGCGACGGCTCGCAGGAGAACGGCATCCCGGTCGACGAGGCGATCGCCAAGATCACCAAGGCCGTCGAGGACCGCGCTCAGGTCTGA
- a CDS encoding M20/M25/M40 family metallo-hydrolase: MLRRSAAAGITLALALAGVTVPASFASAAARTAPAAGKPDPLARAVAAADKAVRSGLDSLAKGPEEQYDRHQVTPWVKGLYSVAYERTYRGLPVVGGDAVVLADGKGKVRDVRAATDARIAVTTKAKVTAAQAVRTSRTKLASVKKVDSKRLVVRVKKDAPALAWETKLSGRTKAGDPSKLHVFVNALTGKVIDTYDDVRAGTGHSKWNGPDPLTIDTSRSGSNYVLRDTTRPGLQCSSYQGSVFSKATDDWGTGNPTSRETGCVDVMFAAQKQSNMLKEWFGRNGHNGNGGSWPVSVGLNELNAYWDGSSVTIGHNSANEWIAGVDVVAHEFGHGLDSNTPGGANHESGLGEATGDIMGALTEAYINEPAPYDTPDYTVGEMINLQGRGPIRNMYDPSRVNNDPNCYSASIPNTEEHKAAGPMNHWFYLLAEGSNPGGGKPNSPTCNNQQVTGIGNKNAGKIFYGAMLLKTSGMTYKRYRSATLTSAKNLDASCDLFNATKAAWDAISIPAQSGDPTCSGQQSDFSLGLSPASGKVEPGASTTATVNTTTVTGSAQQISLTASGAPTGVNVSFDPGTVTSGSNATMKITTTASTTPGTYPITVTGTAGTKTHTAQYTLTVGGGGNPTQPPDIDVEKVRGHLAQLNTIATQNGGNRRATGAGYRESLAYVKGKLEAAGYKVTEQSCASGCSAGAGNNLIAEWPQGDADNVYMFGAHLDGVAAGPGINDNGSGSAAILEAALSLAQNNPTMKNRVRFAWWTDEEKGLNGSDYYARSLSSTERAKIKAYYNFDMVGSTNAGYFINNLNSAASVPLRDYWTSLNLAPQENVEGQGRSDDASFQSVGIPTSGYATGASATKSAAEAAKWGGTAGRSYDSCYHSACDTTANVSATSLDRSSDGLAYAVWKTSVSDKPAPTDDFSLSANPASGTVEPGSSAKVTLATATTSGSAQKVALAAAGAPSGVSVSISPDAVLSGDSATATVSVAAGTTAGTYTLTFTGSGQATHTTTYTLTVPGGGETTWQLGATYKAGDVVTYNGVRYRCIQGHTAYPGWEPPNVPALWQAI; encoded by the coding sequence ATGCTCAGAAGATCCGCAGCGGCCGGGATAACCCTGGCCCTGGCACTCGCGGGGGTGACGGTACCGGCCTCCTTCGCCTCGGCGGCGGCACGGACCGCGCCCGCCGCGGGCAAGCCGGACCCCCTCGCGAGAGCCGTCGCCGCCGCCGACAAGGCGGTGCGCAGCGGCCTCGACTCGCTGGCCAAGGGCCCCGAGGAGCAGTACGACCGACACCAGGTCACGCCCTGGGTCAAGGGCCTCTACTCGGTCGCGTACGAGCGCACCTACCGCGGGTTGCCGGTGGTGGGCGGAGACGCGGTGGTCCTCGCCGACGGCAAGGGCAAGGTCCGCGACGTGCGGGCCGCGACCGACGCGAGGATCGCGGTCACCACCAAGGCGAAGGTGACGGCCGCGCAGGCGGTCAGGACGAGCCGTACGAAGCTGGCGTCGGTCAAGAAGGTCGACTCCAAGCGCCTGGTCGTCCGGGTCAAGAAGGACGCGCCCGCGCTCGCCTGGGAGACCAAGCTGTCCGGCAGGACCAAGGCGGGCGACCCCAGCAAGCTGCACGTCTTCGTCAACGCCCTCACCGGCAAGGTCATCGACACCTACGACGACGTGCGCGCGGGCACGGGACACAGCAAGTGGAACGGCCCCGACCCGCTGACCATCGACACCTCCCGGTCCGGCAGCAACTACGTGCTGCGCGACACCACGCGTCCTGGCCTCCAGTGCTCCAGCTACCAGGGCAGCGTCTTCTCCAAGGCGACCGACGACTGGGGCACCGGCAACCCCACCAGCAGGGAGACCGGCTGCGTCGACGTGATGTTCGCCGCGCAGAAGCAGTCGAACATGCTCAAGGAGTGGTTCGGCCGCAACGGGCACAACGGCAACGGCGGCAGCTGGCCGGTGAGCGTGGGCCTCAACGAGCTCAACGCCTACTGGGACGGCTCCTCCGTCACCATCGGCCACAACAGTGCCAATGAGTGGATCGCCGGAGTGGACGTCGTCGCCCACGAGTTCGGCCACGGCCTCGACTCCAACACGCCCGGCGGCGCGAACCACGAGAGCGGCCTGGGCGAGGCGACCGGCGACATCATGGGCGCCCTGACCGAGGCGTACATCAACGAGCCCGCGCCCTACGACACCCCCGACTACACCGTCGGGGAAATGATCAACCTCCAGGGCCGGGGCCCGATCCGGAACATGTACGACCCGAGCCGGGTCAACAACGACCCCAACTGCTACTCCGCCTCGATCCCCAACACGGAGGAGCACAAGGCGGCCGGGCCCATGAACCACTGGTTCTACCTCCTCGCCGAGGGCTCCAACCCCGGCGGCGGCAAGCCCAACAGCCCCACCTGCAACAACCAGCAGGTGACCGGCATCGGCAACAAGAACGCCGGCAAGATCTTCTACGGCGCCATGCTGCTCAAGACCAGCGGCATGACGTACAAGCGCTACCGCAGCGCCACCCTGACCTCGGCGAAGAACCTCGACGCGAGCTGCGACCTGTTCAACGCCACCAAGGCCGCCTGGGACGCCATCAGCATCCCGGCCCAGAGCGGTGACCCGACCTGCTCCGGGCAGCAGAGCGACTTCTCCCTCGGCCTCAGCCCTGCCTCGGGGAAGGTCGAGCCGGGCGCCTCGACCACCGCCACGGTCAACACCACGACCGTCACCGGCAGCGCCCAGCAGATCTCGCTGACCGCCTCGGGCGCGCCGACCGGCGTGAACGTCTCGTTCGACCCGGGAACCGTCACGTCCGGCTCCAACGCCACCATGAAGATCACCACCACGGCGTCCACCACGCCCGGCACCTACCCGATCACCGTCACGGGCACCGCGGGCACCAAGACGCACACCGCCCAGTACACGCTGACCGTGGGCGGTGGCGGCAACCCGACGCAGCCGCCGGACATCGACGTGGAGAAGGTGCGCGGGCACCTGGCCCAGCTCAACACCATCGCCACGCAGAACGGCGGCAACCGCCGCGCCACCGGTGCCGGTTACCGCGAATCCCTCGCGTACGTGAAGGGCAAGCTCGAAGCGGCCGGATACAAGGTCACCGAGCAGAGCTGCGCCTCCGGCTGCTCCGCGGGCGCGGGCAACAACCTGATCGCCGAGTGGCCGCAGGGCGACGCGGACAACGTCTACATGTTCGGCGCGCACCTCGACGGCGTGGCCGCGGGCCCCGGAATCAACGACAACGGCTCGGGATCCGCCGCGATCTTGGAGGCCGCGCTGAGCCTGGCCCAGAACAACCCCACGATGAAGAACCGGGTCCGCTTCGCCTGGTGGACCGACGAGGAGAAGGGCCTGAACGGCTCGGACTACTACGCCAGGTCCCTGTCGAGCACGGAGCGCGCCAAGATCAAGGCGTACTACAACTTCGACATGGTGGGCTCGACGAACGCCGGGTACTTCATCAACAACCTGAACTCGGCCGCCTCGGTGCCGTTGCGGGACTACTGGACCTCCCTCAACCTCGCACCCCAGGAGAACGTCGAGGGACAGGGCCGCTCGGACGACGCCTCCTTCCAGAGCGTCGGCATCCCGACCTCCGGCTACGCCACCGGCGCCTCCGCCACGAAGTCCGCGGCCGAGGCCGCGAAGTGGGGCGGTACCGCGGGCCGTTCGTACGACTCGTGCTACCACTCGGCCTGTGACACCACCGCCAACGTCAGCGCCACCTCGCTGGACCGCAGCTCGGACGGGCTCGCGTACGCGGTCTGGAAGACGTCCGTCAGCGACAAGCCCGCACCGACGGACGACTTCTCCCTCTCCGCCAACCCGGCCTCGGGCACGGTCGAGCCCGGTTCCTCCGCGAAGGTCACCCTCGCCACCGCCACCACCAGTGGCTCGGCGCAGAAGGTGGCGCTCGCGGCCGCGGGGGCCCCGTCAGGAGTGAGCGTCTCCATCAGCCCCGACGCGGTGCTCTCGGGCGATTCGGCGACGGCCACCGTCTCGGTCGCGGCGGGCACGACCGCCGGGACGTACACGCTGACCTTCACCGGCAGCGGCCAGGCCACCCACACCACCACGTACACCCTGACGGTGCCGGGCGGCGGCGAGACCACCTGGCAGCTGGGTGCCACCTACAAGGCGGGTGACGTGGTGACCTACAACGGCGTCCGCTACCGCTGCATCCAGGGCCACACCGCCTACCCGGGCTGGGAGCCGCCGAACGTTCCCGCCCTGTGGCAGGCCATCTGA